In the Sulfobacillus thermosulfidooxidans DSM 9293 genome, TGTATCGCAGCGTCTCGCATATAGCATCGAGCATTGGTCATCGCCTCGTCTAGCGACAGAGGTCCCGGAACTATAGGATAGATCAATCGGACGCCTTTTTTGTACAAATCCTCAACTCGTCCTGCTCGACTTCCGACAATGGCCACCACGGGTTTATTTTGCAAATGACTACGTTCGGTCACTATATTGACTAATTTCCCTTGCAACGTTTGTGAATCGAGTTTACCCTCACCGGTTATAATCCAGTCGGCCCAATTTATCCACTCATCAAGCGAAACCCAATTGGCCACCACTTCAGCCCCGGACTGAAGAATTCCTCCCAAGGCCAATATAGCAAATCCCATGCCTCCAGCACTGCCTGCCCCCGGAATGTCATCCCAATGATGATTGGGTCCCTGGACAATTTGCGCGAAGTGAGCCATATCTTGGTCTAATGAATTGAGGCGCTGAGAGGGAACCCCTTTTTGGGGTCCAAACATCATGACGGCCCCATTCGTTCCGGTAAGAGGAACATTAACATCCGTCAATCCAATTAGCGGTTTTGTGATGGGCTGGATTCTAGCCTCCATTACGCGGCCGAGATAACGACCTAGCGGTTTTACGGGATTATGATCTTGATCAAAAAAATCGCAGTCTAGAGCAGCCATGAGTCCCATGCCGCCATCGGTACTGCCACTTCCCCCCAAGGCCACGATCACCCGGCTTACGTCAGGATGACTGAGAGCCTGGCGGATTAGTTGTCCCGTTCCATAACTGGTCGTCGCATCACCATCTCGTAGTCGCTTATCCGGAGTTACAAATCCTGAAGCAACAGCAACCTCGATAATCGCCGTATCGTTCCATAAAACCCAATATCCGGCGTGTAATCGACCATAAATATCCTGACATTCTGCCGGGATAATTTTCCCACCCAAGAACTGAGCCACGGCAGCAGTCCCTTCTCCTCCATCGGCGACAGGAAGAACACGAATATCCCAAGACGGAAAGACTTCTAGGAGCCCACTGGCAATGGCACGACCAGCGTCCAGAGAAGACAGCGATCCTTTAAATGAATCGACAGCAACTAAGATTTTCACCTACAAGCCCCTCCTGGTAGCTATTTTACCATTGACAGAGAAGCTTTCCATCTTTCGTAGGAACTTATGGGTCGGTTTTGGCACGCAGAACGAGAATATTCGGAAGCCTTTGCTATACTGTAAACAAGCTTCTATGCATTATGCGTTTTTTATTCCCGAATCGTAGGAAAGAAGCAAGACAAAGAAATAATAAATGGAGGGAATTATGCAAGTCGTGAGTTTTGGCACCAATGTCACTTATCCAGCCTTGGGACAAGGCACATGGCGCATGGGTGTTGACCCGAATTTGTTTACGCATGAGGTCAAAATGCTCCAAGAAGGAATCCAGCAGAACTTGCGCGTCATCGATACAGCCGCCATGTACGCTGATGGTGGCGCAGAACGAGTGGTTGGCCAGGCTATACAACCGTACCGGCATGACGTATTTGTCGTCACGAAAGTATGGCCCACGCACGCAGATTATGAGGGCGTTATTACCTCGCTTAAAAATTCATTGGACCGCTTAAATACCTCTTATGTGGATTTATTCCTCCTGCACTGGCCCAGCAAACAATATCCACTCCAAGAAACAATGCGCGCCATGGCTACGGTTTATGAAAAAGGTTGGACAAAATCCCTAGGCGTAAGTAATTTCAATGTTGATTTATTAAAACAAGCCCAACAATTCTTGGGGGACATTCCCCTCGTCGCCAATCAGGTCGAATATTCACTAACAGCCCGGGCGGCAGAACTCACTGTTATACCGTATTGTCAAGACCACAATATTACAGTCATGGCTTATTCCCCTATAAAACATTTAAATGCATTAGATCCTAATGGTCCTCAACGTCGTCTTCTACACGCACTGGCCAGAGACTATCACACGACTGAACACGTCATCGCGTTAGCATGGGTGATCCGCCAAAGGGAAGTCATCGCAATTCCCAAAACGTCTCAACATGACCATTTACTAGCCAATCTTTCTGCCTTAACCCTGAACTTATCACCTGATGATGAAAAGCGCCTCGATGCCTTGTTCCCTCCATCTTCGCATGACTTAACCATACAATTGTTATGAAAACAAATCACATGCCCCTTCTTGAATGATGACCAAGAAGGGGCATGTATCGCCCTTCGAAAGGATCAAGGAACGCTCACAGGAAGACCAACCGGAGCATTGGTTTAGAATTTCGGTGCGCAGCCCATTATTCTTCAGATTTATTGGCTTCTTCCCACCACGTTAAAAACAAATCCATTGAATTTCGACGCACACGTAGTTCGGCAGCCCATTGTTTTAGCCGTTCAATTCCTTCATCAGTAATCCGGTAAAACCGTTTGGGGGCTCCCTGATCCTCTGTAATCCATGATGACGATACCGCCCCTTGATTTTCTAAATCACGCAATAGTCGGTAAACTCCACCACTATCGATAATCCATACAGGGGGCAATTCATCTTGTAGCCGTTTTAAAATGGCCCCCCCGTGCATGGGTTGTTGATATATAAACAGTAATATAAATGCTTCTAGATGTTTGCCAGTTTGATATCGTCTCCCTGGCTCCATTGCATTTGGCATCAAAAGTCCCTCTTTTTTCATGGAATTCTCTCCTTACCTTAACAAAAAGCGGGACCTGATGCCATTATTCTGAG is a window encoding:
- a CDS encoding glycerate kinase: MKILVAVDSFKGSLSSLDAGRAIASGLLEVFPSWDIRVLPVADGGEGTAAVAQFLGGKIIPAECQDIYGRLHAGYWVLWNDTAIIEVAVASGFVTPDKRLRDGDATTSYGTGQLIRQALSHPDVSRVIVALGGSGSTDGGMGLMAALDCDFFDQDHNPVKPLGRYLGRVMEARIQPITKPLIGLTDVNVPLTGTNGAVMMFGPQKGVPSQRLNSLDQDMAHFAQIVQGPNHHWDDIPGAGSAGGMGFAILALGGILQSGAEVVANWVSLDEWINWADWIITGEGKLDSQTLQGKLVNIVTERSHLQNKPVVAIVGSRAGRVEDLYKKGVRLIYPIVPGPLSLDEAMTNARCYMRDAAIHVGFTLEQCHP
- a CDS encoding aldo/keto reductase, translated to MQVVSFGTNVTYPALGQGTWRMGVDPNLFTHEVKMLQEGIQQNLRVIDTAAMYADGGAERVVGQAIQPYRHDVFVVTKVWPTHADYEGVITSLKNSLDRLNTSYVDLFLLHWPSKQYPLQETMRAMATVYEKGWTKSLGVSNFNVDLLKQAQQFLGDIPLVANQVEYSLTARAAELTVIPYCQDHNITVMAYSPIKHLNALDPNGPQRRLLHALARDYHTTEHVIALAWVIRQREVIAIPKTSQHDHLLANLSALTLNLSPDDEKRLDALFPPSSHDLTIQLL
- a CDS encoding PadR family transcriptional regulator, which codes for MKKEGLLMPNAMEPGRRYQTGKHLEAFILLFIYQQPMHGGAILKRLQDELPPVWIIDSGGVYRLLRDLENQGAVSSSWITEDQGAPKRFYRITDEGIERLKQWAAELRVRRNSMDLFLTWWEEANKSEE